A portion of the Myxococcus stipitatus genome contains these proteins:
- a CDS encoding LysR family transcriptional regulator: MNLSGIDLNLFLVLHAVLETGSVTGAAEQLHVTQSAVSNALARLRDVLGDPLLVRDGRGLVPTPRCEELRPLVASAVAQLQSAVDGQRFNPEESTRAFTLACGDNQDVCDVPLVVEAFARRLPRALLRVVSIDYLVSSNGLATGEVDVALAPRAVAERDGYPAEDLYLERTAFLVRKDHPHITGTTLTREAFNASRHVDMLVNHGRPGVGHRMFELFCKANGLEFRPALAVSHFVAAGVAVTRSDLIAGMPGRTADVLCAMLPVRRLQFLPDPPAIPMSLIWHPRTSTDPGARFFRELLIDVLRDGSLARPDAKAKPRPMAARPRKR; this comes from the coding sequence ATGAATCTTTCGGGCATCGACCTGAACCTGTTCCTGGTGCTGCACGCGGTGCTGGAGACGGGGAGCGTCACGGGCGCGGCGGAGCAGCTCCACGTCACGCAGTCGGCGGTGAGCAACGCGCTGGCGCGGCTGCGCGACGTGCTGGGGGACCCGCTGCTGGTGCGCGACGGGCGGGGCCTGGTGCCCACGCCGCGCTGCGAGGAGCTGCGGCCGCTGGTGGCCTCGGCGGTGGCGCAGCTGCAGAGCGCGGTGGACGGCCAGCGCTTCAACCCGGAGGAGAGCACGCGCGCCTTCACGCTGGCGTGCGGCGACAACCAGGACGTGTGCGACGTGCCGCTGGTGGTGGAGGCGTTCGCGCGGCGCCTGCCCCGGGCGCTGCTGCGCGTGGTGAGCATCGACTACCTGGTGTCGTCCAACGGGCTGGCCACGGGGGAGGTGGACGTCGCGCTGGCGCCCCGGGCCGTGGCCGAGCGCGATGGCTACCCGGCCGAGGACCTGTACCTGGAGCGCACGGCGTTCCTCGTGCGCAAGGACCATCCCCACATCACCGGGACGACGCTGACGCGCGAGGCCTTCAACGCGTCGAGGCACGTGGACATGCTGGTGAACCATGGGCGTCCCGGCGTGGGGCACCGCATGTTCGAGCTGTTCTGCAAGGCCAACGGCCTCGAGTTCCGGCCCGCGCTCGCCGTCTCCCACTTCGTCGCGGCGGGCGTGGCCGTCACGCGCTCGGACCTCATCGCGGGGATGCCGGGGCGCACGGCCGACGTGCTGTGCGCGATGCTGCCCGTGCGGCGCCTCCAGTTCCTGCCGGACCCGCCCGCCATCCCCATGTCGCTCATCTGGCATCCCCGCACGAGCACGGACCCGGGGGCCCGCTTCTTCCGCGAGCTCCTCATCGACGTGCTGCGGGACGGCTCCCTGGCGAGGCCCGACGCGAAGGCGAAGCCGCGCCCCATGGCGGCCCGTCCCCGCAAACGCTGA
- a CDS encoding sensor histidine kinase, giving the protein MSLRAWLAATLGGLALVTLLAAGALIALTNAQHHSANTLGDSVEGLHGAEELEIDLLIHFRLSGVAGPVDMTSELIRGRTLESIEASFPRLLAGLDATASGAREQNLIREVDQNFSDYLAVQRDAARLPMRQRAEKVVPVLDAALDSLERLVQLNVNEARTAREASADINRLANTIGLVLCGLMLMGLAAGTLLLQRIAIQPLRDISQSMRRFGNGRKRTRAPVSGPTELREMARTFNEMANSLTHQQEQQLAFLAGVAHELRNPLSALKISTALPERSQAPLTPERTRRVLSMVGRQVERLDRMVGDLLDATRIEAGKLDLRPEVRDARELARGVVELYRASDSGHVLQLQTPEVPMPVRVDPDRLEQVLANLVSNALKYSPSGSRVDVGVRREGDEVLMSVKDQGIGITEDEKRMLFAPFQRAGNARGRAPGVGLGLSVARRIVEAHGGHIDVDSQPGIGSTFTVRLACASGALPETHAESPSDHLH; this is encoded by the coding sequence ATGAGTCTGCGCGCCTGGCTCGCCGCCACCCTGGGGGGACTGGCCCTCGTCACGCTGCTGGCCGCGGGAGCGCTCATCGCCCTGACGAATGCGCAGCACCACTCGGCGAACACGCTGGGAGACTCCGTGGAGGGGCTGCACGGCGCGGAGGAGCTGGAGATCGACCTGCTCATCCACTTCCGCCTGAGCGGCGTGGCGGGGCCGGTGGACATGACGTCGGAGCTCATCCGGGGGCGTACGCTCGAGAGCATCGAGGCCTCGTTCCCTCGCCTGCTCGCCGGCCTGGACGCCACCGCGTCCGGCGCCAGGGAGCAGAACCTCATCCGCGAGGTCGACCAGAACTTCTCCGACTACCTGGCGGTCCAGCGGGACGCCGCCCGGCTGCCCATGCGTCAGCGGGCCGAGAAGGTCGTCCCGGTGCTGGACGCGGCGCTCGACTCCCTGGAGCGGCTGGTGCAGCTCAACGTCAACGAGGCGCGCACGGCGCGCGAGGCGTCCGCGGACATCAACCGGCTGGCGAACACCATCGGGCTCGTGCTGTGCGGGTTGATGCTGATGGGCCTGGCCGCGGGCACCCTGCTCCTGCAGCGCATCGCCATCCAGCCGCTGCGCGACATCAGCCAGTCGATGCGGCGCTTCGGCAACGGTCGCAAGCGCACGCGCGCCCCGGTGTCCGGGCCCACGGAGCTGCGGGAGATGGCGCGCACGTTCAACGAGATGGCCAACAGCCTGACGCACCAGCAGGAGCAGCAGCTGGCCTTCCTGGCGGGGGTGGCGCACGAGCTGCGCAATCCGCTGTCGGCGCTCAAGATTTCCACCGCCCTGCCGGAGCGCAGCCAGGCGCCGCTGACGCCCGAGCGGACGCGGCGGGTGCTCTCCATGGTGGGGCGACAGGTGGAGCGGCTGGACCGGATGGTGGGGGACCTGCTCGACGCCACGCGCATCGAGGCGGGCAAGCTGGACCTGCGGCCGGAGGTGCGCGACGCGCGCGAGCTGGCGCGCGGCGTGGTGGAGCTCTACCGCGCCAGCGACAGCGGTCACGTGCTGCAACTGCAGACGCCGGAGGTCCCCATGCCGGTACGGGTGGACCCGGACCGGCTGGAGCAGGTGCTCGCCAACCTGGTCAGCAACGCGCTGAAGTACTCGCCCTCCGGCAGCCGCGTGGACGTCGGGGTGCGCCGCGAGGGCGACGAGGTCCTCATGTCCGTGAAGGACCAGGGCATCGGCATCACCGAGGACGAGAAGCGCATGCTCTTCGCCCCCTTCCAGCGCGCGGGCAACGCGCGCGGTCGCGCGCCGGGCGTGGGGTTGGGGCTGTCCGTCGCCCGCCGCATCGTCGAGGCGCACGGGGGCCACATCGACGTGGACAGCCAGCCAGGCATCGGGTCCACCTTCACCGTCCGGCTGGCGTGCGCCTCCGGCGCGCTCCCGGAGACACACGCCGAGTCCCCGTCGGACCACCTCCACTGA
- a CDS encoding serine/threonine protein kinase — protein sequence MDMLSQPVRTLKFDGFWRWLQEHTQCILRAGSVDAMMYDHDDFHWLLLEEERQHIVQVLKGKSLVGELVMAGREVTEVNVAPDPESGTQGHFLVELMGGPKEDPQVLYHFIMAHGIDPAPGHKDLKH from the coding sequence ATGGACATGCTCTCCCAGCCGGTACGTACCCTGAAATTCGATGGCTTCTGGCGGTGGCTCCAGGAGCACACGCAATGCATCCTCCGGGCGGGCTCCGTCGACGCGATGATGTACGACCACGACGACTTCCACTGGCTGCTCCTCGAGGAGGAGCGCCAGCACATCGTCCAGGTGCTCAAGGGCAAGTCGCTCGTGGGCGAGCTGGTGATGGCGGGCCGCGAGGTCACCGAGGTGAACGTGGCGCCGGACCCGGAGTCCGGCACGCAGGGCCACTTCCTGGTGGAGCTGATGGGCGGACCGAAGGAGGACCCGCAGGTCCTCTACCACTTCATCATGGCGCACGGCATCGACCCGGCGCCGGGCCACAAGGACCTCAAGCACTGA
- a CDS encoding glycosyltransferase family 4 protein, whose protein sequence is MSFTSGSGIIYASFDRFPSPKGAAVHIRAFVEALGRAFGGVDLLALRDDSTPGVAPLPLAEGVTYHPLEARGRDLVAQALSFRSHLAAWWRGRPRAAVVHVRSIFEGYPVALAKESLTDALVFEVNGLPSIELKYHHPDVADDVELLRKLVAQEDACIARADLLVTPSAVTAEYLVARGAEASRVRVIPNGADLEVFRHAPPRAPDAARPVRLLYSGTMTSWQGVHHALEACRLLRRELPTVLTLVGPLRRHQRRTLLDRCGDLLLEGAVELLEPMPQEALAALHHACDAVLVPLPVNDRNCVQGCCPLKLLEAMASGTPVIASNLPVVRSLAEPDEAMLIRPGSPKAIAEAVKALRADVDLGRALSARARARVERDFSWEQSREALVRAYETSFGLKRRERDGTPSVARVEPPADTRRGAVGM, encoded by the coding sequence GTGTCCTTCACGTCCGGCTCCGGCATCATCTACGCCTCGTTCGACCGCTTCCCCTCTCCCAAGGGGGCGGCCGTGCACATCCGGGCCTTCGTGGAGGCGCTGGGGCGGGCCTTCGGTGGCGTGGACCTGCTGGCCCTGCGGGACGACTCCACCCCGGGCGTGGCTCCCCTTCCTCTCGCGGAAGGGGTGACCTATCACCCCCTGGAGGCGCGAGGCCGGGACCTGGTGGCCCAGGCCCTGTCGTTCCGCTCGCACCTGGCAGCCTGGTGGCGGGGCAGGCCCCGCGCCGCGGTGGTCCACGTGCGCTCCATCTTCGAGGGCTACCCGGTGGCGCTCGCCAAGGAGTCCCTGACGGACGCGCTGGTGTTCGAGGTGAACGGGCTGCCTTCCATCGAGCTGAAGTACCACCACCCCGACGTGGCGGACGACGTGGAGCTGCTCCGCAAGCTGGTGGCGCAGGAGGACGCCTGCATCGCCCGCGCGGACCTGCTGGTGACGCCCAGCGCGGTGACGGCGGAATACCTGGTGGCGCGAGGCGCGGAGGCCTCGCGCGTGCGGGTGATTCCCAATGGCGCGGACCTGGAGGTGTTCCGCCATGCGCCGCCTCGCGCGCCGGACGCGGCCCGGCCCGTGCGCCTGCTCTACAGCGGCACGATGACGTCCTGGCAGGGCGTGCACCACGCCCTCGAGGCCTGTCGCCTGTTACGGAGGGAGCTGCCCACCGTGTTGACGCTGGTGGGGCCGCTGCGCAGGCACCAGCGTCGGACGCTGCTGGACCGCTGTGGGGACCTGCTCCTCGAGGGCGCGGTGGAGCTGCTGGAGCCCATGCCCCAGGAAGCGCTCGCGGCGCTGCACCACGCCTGCGACGCGGTGCTGGTGCCGCTCCCGGTGAACGACCGCAACTGCGTGCAGGGCTGCTGCCCGCTGAAGCTGCTCGAGGCGATGGCGTCCGGCACGCCGGTCATCGCCAGCAACCTGCCGGTGGTGCGGAGCCTCGCGGAGCCCGACGAGGCGATGCTGATTCGACCTGGCTCGCCCAAGGCCATCGCCGAGGCGGTGAAGGCGCTGCGCGCGGACGTGGACCTGGGGCGCGCGCTGAGCGCACGGGCCCGGGCGCGCGTGGAGCGGGACTTCTCGTGGGAGCAGTCTCGCGAGGCGCTGGTGCGCGCGTACGAGACGTCATTCGGTTTGAAGCGGCGGGAACGCGACGGCACGCCCTCGGTGGCGCGAGTCGAGCCCCCGGCCGACACGCGACGCGGCGCCGTCGGGATGTAG
- a CDS encoding glycosyltransferase: MAGSPRVLLLAERFPPDIGGLARSGARTAGALSRLGARVDVLAWTRAQAPGALSTVEDAGEVSPFARGATLHRLGLFGSMDLSMQHTLDVLGHLHAKRRYDLVWGHYLSPPGFLAVVFAASVGIASTVSARGNDVDQLMFPPGDFARLLWTLQRADVLTAASADLGRKMGMLLGRESRVEVIPNAVDTEVFSPGPADPALRERLGIAPGEVVLGFSGELRHKKGLPFLLSALTEVRRVRPACLLVIGEVRARDAEHLVSFRAEHPEDGARILVSGALETPEAIAAHLRLCDVYLQPSLWEGMPNALLEAMACARPVIASDAGGIPEAVTHQRNGFIVEKALLNHLGQACLDVLSLSPDHLAAIGAAARRRILEGFTSDAEAEVLRRVLARATPRVG; the protein is encoded by the coding sequence ATGGCTGGCTCTCCGCGCGTGTTGCTCCTCGCCGAACGGTTCCCCCCGGATATCGGAGGGCTGGCGCGCAGTGGCGCGCGGACGGCGGGGGCGCTCTCGCGGCTGGGGGCTCGGGTGGACGTGCTCGCGTGGACCCGCGCGCAGGCCCCGGGGGCGCTGAGCACAGTGGAGGACGCGGGGGAGGTGTCGCCCTTCGCGCGGGGGGCCACGCTGCATCGCCTGGGCTTGTTCGGGAGCATGGACCTGTCCATGCAACACACCCTGGACGTCCTGGGGCACCTGCACGCGAAGCGGCGCTACGATTTGGTGTGGGGACACTACCTGTCCCCTCCGGGGTTCCTCGCCGTCGTGTTCGCGGCGTCGGTGGGCATCGCCTCCACCGTCAGCGCGCGTGGCAACGACGTGGACCAGCTGATGTTCCCGCCCGGCGACTTCGCGCGGCTCTTGTGGACGCTCCAGCGCGCGGACGTGCTCACCGCGGCCTCGGCGGACCTGGGGCGGAAGATGGGGATGCTGCTCGGGCGAGAGTCGCGCGTCGAGGTCATCCCCAACGCGGTCGACACCGAGGTCTTCTCCCCAGGGCCCGCGGACCCCGCGCTGCGTGAGCGGCTGGGCATCGCCCCGGGGGAGGTGGTGCTCGGCTTCTCCGGCGAGCTGCGCCACAAGAAGGGCCTGCCCTTCCTGCTGTCCGCGTTGACGGAGGTGCGCCGCGTGAGGCCCGCGTGCCTGCTCGTCATCGGCGAGGTGCGGGCCCGCGACGCGGAGCACCTGGTGTCCTTCCGCGCGGAGCACCCCGAGGATGGCGCGCGCATCCTCGTCTCCGGAGCGCTCGAGACGCCCGAGGCCATCGCCGCGCACCTGCGCCTGTGCGACGTATATCTCCAGCCCTCGCTCTGGGAGGGCATGCCCAACGCGCTGCTGGAGGCGATGGCCTGCGCGCGCCCCGTCATCGCCAGCGACGCGGGAGGCATCCCCGAGGCCGTGACGCATCAGCGCAATGGCTTCATCGTCGAGAAGGCCCTGTTGAACCACCTGGGACAGGCCTGCCTCGACGTGCTCTCGCTCTCGCCCGACCACCTCGCCGCCATCGGCGCCGCCGCGCGACGGCGCATCCTGGAGGGCTTCACCTCGGACGCGGAGGCGGAGGTCCTGCGTCGGGTGCTCGCGCGCGCCACGCCTCGCGTCGGATGA
- a CDS encoding nicotinamidase — protein sequence MKTQARELPLPGFYRAEHAGRYAYGPDAGRLQVEAGAWRATHGVTASAVDSFNLHLLLIDVQKDFCFPEGSLYVAGRSGRGAVDDSRRIAEFIYRNLGVLTNVTATLDTHFAYQIFFPAFWVDQDDQPLTPYREVTREQIERGQARPNPAVAKWLCGGNYPWLLKQVKYYCEELERAGKYTLYLWPPHCLLGGDGHALAGVVQEARLFHSFARGVQSWAEVKGGNPLTENYSVLRPEVLSRHDGQPLAQRNTQFLKTLLTADAVVIGGQAASHCVKSSIDDLLGEIVAQDAALARKVYLLTDCMSAVTVPDGKGGFAADFTPQAEAALQRFADAGMHLVKSTDPLTSWPDLRIR from the coding sequence ATGAAGACGCAAGCGAGGGAACTGCCGCTGCCAGGGTTCTACCGGGCGGAGCACGCGGGGCGGTACGCCTATGGGCCGGACGCGGGGCGGCTCCAGGTGGAGGCGGGCGCGTGGCGGGCCACGCACGGGGTCACCGCGTCGGCGGTGGACTCCTTCAACCTGCACCTGCTGCTCATCGACGTGCAGAAGGACTTCTGCTTCCCGGAGGGCTCGCTCTACGTCGCGGGGCGCAGTGGACGCGGCGCGGTGGACGACAGCCGACGCATCGCGGAGTTCATCTACCGCAACCTCGGCGTGCTCACGAACGTGACGGCCACGCTGGATACCCACTTCGCGTATCAAATCTTCTTCCCGGCCTTCTGGGTCGACCAGGACGACCAGCCGCTCACGCCCTACCGCGAGGTGACGCGCGAGCAGATAGAGCGCGGGCAGGCGCGCCCCAACCCCGCCGTGGCGAAGTGGCTGTGCGGCGGCAACTACCCCTGGCTCCTCAAGCAGGTGAAGTACTACTGCGAGGAGCTGGAGCGCGCGGGCAAGTACACGCTGTACCTGTGGCCGCCGCACTGCCTGCTCGGCGGTGACGGGCACGCGCTGGCGGGCGTGGTGCAGGAGGCGCGGCTGTTCCACTCCTTCGCGCGCGGCGTCCAGTCCTGGGCCGAGGTGAAGGGCGGCAACCCGCTGACGGAGAACTACTCCGTGCTCCGGCCGGAGGTGCTGAGCCGGCATGACGGTCAACCACTGGCGCAGCGCAACACCCAGTTCCTCAAGACGCTGCTGACGGCGGACGCGGTGGTGATTGGCGGCCAGGCCGCGAGCCACTGCGTGAAGAGCTCCATCGACGACCTGCTCGGTGAAATCGTGGCGCAGGACGCGGCGCTGGCGCGCAAGGTGTACCTGCTGACGGACTGCATGTCCGCGGTGACCGTGCCGGACGGGAAGGGGGGCTTCGCGGCGGACTTCACGCCGCAGGCGGAGGCCGCGCTCCAGCGCTTCGCCGACGCGGGCATGCACCTGGTGAAGTCCACCGACCCGCTGACGAGCTGGCCGGACCTGCGCATCCGCTGA
- a CDS encoding protein phosphatase 2C domain-containing protein has translation MSTLPFELIAASVQGREHARVGRNNQDALCVLGGEQGLVAVVADGCGSQARSELGAQLGARRLAWAALERLARGARVDEDSFLPGLREDVLGLLDGLRSDLGREVLSDCLFTLVGAVVTPEQTLVFSAGDGVWALNGEIHPLGPFPGNAPPYLTYALLHDAQVPLTRLALVPTEGVRALLLGTDGVADLARLADATLPSGTERVGPLSQFWTEDRYFANPDALRRRLSLLNRESLRADFDSRRLVRSPGLLPDDTTLVVLRRRMGRA, from the coding sequence ATGTCCACGCTGCCCTTCGAGCTCATCGCCGCGTCGGTCCAGGGCCGGGAGCATGCGCGGGTCGGTCGCAACAACCAGGATGCGCTGTGTGTCCTCGGCGGCGAGCAGGGGCTCGTGGCGGTGGTGGCGGATGGTTGTGGCAGTCAGGCCCGCAGCGAGCTGGGAGCGCAGCTCGGCGCGCGACGGCTGGCGTGGGCCGCCCTGGAGCGACTGGCGCGGGGGGCTCGCGTGGACGAGGACTCCTTCCTGCCGGGCCTGCGCGAGGACGTGCTGGGGCTGCTGGACGGGCTGCGGAGCGACCTGGGGCGCGAGGTCCTGTCGGACTGTCTGTTCACGCTCGTGGGCGCGGTGGTGACGCCCGAGCAGACGTTGGTCTTCTCCGCGGGCGACGGCGTCTGGGCGCTCAACGGTGAAATCCATCCGCTCGGGCCCTTTCCTGGCAACGCGCCGCCCTATCTCACCTACGCGCTGCTGCACGACGCGCAGGTGCCCCTGACGCGGTTGGCGCTGGTGCCCACGGAGGGGGTGCGGGCGCTGCTGCTCGGCACGGACGGCGTGGCGGACCTGGCGCGGCTCGCGGACGCCACGTTGCCCTCGGGGACGGAGCGGGTGGGGCCCTTGTCGCAGTTCTGGACGGAGGACCGCTACTTCGCGAACCCGGATGCGCTGCGGCGACGACTGAGCTTGCTCAACCGGGAGTCCCTTCGCGCCGACTTCGACTCGCGGCGTCTGGTGCGCTCGCCCGGATTGCTGCCGGACGACACGACCCTGGTGGTGCTGCGCCGTCGCATGGGGAGGGCGTGA
- a CDS encoding NUDIX hydrolase: MSHTYEYPRPALTVDCVVFGLDDDDLKVLLIQRGVEPFAGRWALPGGFVRMDEALDEAARRELEEEAGIRPGHLEQLYTFGAPERDPRGRVVTVAYFALVKLSAHTLRAATDAREAAWFSVWDTPKLAFDHADILATALQRLKGKVRYQPIGFELLPPKFTLTQLQRLYEVVLERELDKRNFRKKILAMDLLEELDEVEQDVSHRAARLYRFDHKKYRQLEKAGFNFEL; this comes from the coding sequence GTGAGCCACACGTACGAGTACCCGAGACCCGCGCTGACGGTGGACTGTGTCGTCTTCGGCCTGGATGACGACGACCTGAAGGTCCTGCTCATCCAGCGCGGCGTCGAGCCCTTCGCCGGACGCTGGGCGCTGCCCGGAGGCTTCGTGCGCATGGACGAAGCCCTCGACGAGGCCGCGCGCCGTGAACTGGAGGAGGAGGCCGGCATCCGCCCCGGCCACCTCGAGCAGCTCTACACCTTCGGTGCCCCGGAGCGGGACCCCCGGGGCCGCGTCGTCACCGTGGCCTACTTCGCCCTGGTGAAGCTCAGCGCGCACACCCTCCGCGCCGCCACCGACGCGCGCGAGGCCGCGTGGTTCTCCGTCTGGGATACGCCCAAGCTGGCGTTCGACCACGCGGACATCCTCGCCACCGCCCTCCAACGCCTCAAGGGCAAGGTGCGCTACCAGCCCATCGGCTTCGAGCTCCTGCCGCCCAAGTTCACCCTCACCCAGCTGCAACGCCTGTACGAGGTCGTCCTCGAGCGCGAGCTCGACAAGCGCAACTTCCGAAAGAAGATCCTCGCCATGGACCTGCTCGAGGAGCTGGACGAGGTGGAGCAGGACGTCTCCCACCGCGCCGCGCGCCTGTACCGGTTCGACCACAAGAAGTACCGCCAGCTCGAGAAGGCCGGCTTCAACTTCGAGCTCTGA
- a CDS encoding diacylglycerol/lipid kinase family protein yields MSDIAVLVNLRARRGTEGVGGLVQRFLPRARVALTRSLDEAREWISNQLLPNPPSLLLAGGGDGTITGLLNELRAAGVALPAIGVLPMGTGNAWARVTGAPRPAVALKQIAAVEGRLPPLRPFALVRVDGKVAPFAGTGWDAEMIQDFKDQLASAGPLRSQQAGLRGYLSAMFTRTVPRHMFGGGNPQVSVYNLGDDALTVDAKGNVIPVPNGQKGALLYQGPAGVAGAATTPEWGFGFKAFPFAQAVPHRLSVRVYGAGVLEATRNMFRLWKGAHPLPHMNDWFVQRLRMDFDREVPFQMGGDVIGMRRSVEFDLAEENVQLVDWHQLSRMVSV; encoded by the coding sequence ATGAGTGACATCGCAGTCCTCGTCAATCTGCGCGCACGTCGAGGCACCGAGGGAGTGGGTGGCCTGGTGCAGCGCTTCCTCCCCCGGGCCCGCGTGGCCCTCACCCGCTCGCTCGATGAAGCCCGCGAGTGGATTTCCAACCAGCTCCTCCCCAACCCGCCCTCCCTGCTGCTCGCGGGCGGCGGCGACGGCACCATCACCGGCCTGCTCAACGAGCTGCGCGCCGCGGGCGTCGCGCTCCCCGCCATCGGCGTGCTCCCCATGGGCACCGGCAACGCCTGGGCCCGCGTCACCGGCGCGCCCCGGCCCGCGGTGGCGCTCAAGCAGATCGCCGCGGTGGAGGGACGCCTGCCACCCCTGCGCCCCTTCGCCCTCGTCCGCGTGGACGGCAAGGTCGCGCCCTTCGCGGGCACCGGCTGGGACGCGGAGATGATCCAGGACTTCAAGGACCAGCTCGCCTCCGCCGGCCCGCTGCGCAGCCAGCAGGCGGGGCTGCGGGGCTACCTGTCCGCCATGTTCACCCGCACGGTGCCCCGCCACATGTTCGGCGGCGGAAACCCGCAGGTGTCCGTCTACAACCTCGGCGACGACGCGCTCACCGTGGACGCCAAGGGCAACGTCATCCCCGTCCCCAATGGCCAGAAGGGCGCGCTGCTCTACCAGGGGCCCGCGGGCGTGGCGGGCGCGGCGACGACGCCCGAGTGGGGCTTCGGCTTCAAGGCCTTCCCCTTCGCCCAGGCCGTGCCGCACCGCCTGTCCGTGCGCGTCTACGGCGCCGGGGTCCTCGAGGCCACCCGCAACATGTTCCGCCTGTGGAAGGGCGCCCACCCGCTGCCCCACATGAACGACTGGTTCGTCCAGCGCCTGCGCATGGACTTCGACCGCGAGGTCCCCTTCCAGATGGGCGGCGACGTCATCGGCATGCGCCGCTCGGTGGAGTTCGACCTGGCCGAGGAGAACGTCCAGCTCGTCGACTGGCACCAGCTCTCGCGCATGGTGTCCGTGTAG
- a CDS encoding PEGA domain-containing protein yields the protein MGADRFAERLFPQPTKSYEDLQRQLDAAQDHFYESRNGKAAQAIDEALQQIVRLPVGEARWKLFVSAQLLHGLNYRAMNRQKESDAAFRNVLRLQPDYALDPEYFAPSVRQGFDKLKKELARARKVKLSVKSTLPSSDVYLDGLKVGQTPLMLDLLAGTYDLTLVKGEAVSFPRQIQVQGPDTPMLVDLTYEGSISASPFPCLATGEGSDERTLSHAVRLGGTLGVEEVIVVRLEHPSSGPKWFAATVLNVEGGQKLREGGFKTQGLDAPTEALSALVDFVTTGRSPSNLVVMNSNGKAPWEQPSPTDKTGASHAGGLDVSAPDLLLDSGANAHDSSTPSLRVASYVLVGVGAATLGGAGIVRLLAQKDADALNKRLHDGRILSTDQEALKLRDSLVTKSNLLTGLLVGGGASVAAGAVLYLLSPDSPSSRPVSVGVAMDGAGVATSVSGRF from the coding sequence TTGGGCGCAGACCGCTTCGCCGAGCGGCTCTTCCCTCAGCCCACCAAGAGCTACGAAGACCTCCAACGCCAGCTCGACGCCGCCCAGGACCACTTCTACGAGAGCCGCAACGGCAAGGCGGCCCAGGCCATCGACGAGGCGCTCCAGCAGATTGTCCGCCTTCCCGTCGGCGAGGCTCGCTGGAAGCTCTTCGTGAGCGCACAGCTCCTGCACGGTCTGAACTACCGCGCCATGAACCGGCAGAAGGAGAGCGATGCCGCGTTCCGGAACGTCCTCCGCCTCCAACCGGATTACGCGCTGGACCCCGAGTACTTCGCGCCCTCCGTGCGCCAGGGCTTCGACAAGCTGAAGAAGGAGCTCGCACGCGCGCGGAAGGTGAAGCTGTCCGTGAAGTCCACCCTGCCGTCGTCAGACGTGTACCTGGATGGGCTCAAGGTGGGGCAGACGCCGCTGATGCTCGACCTGCTGGCTGGCACCTACGACCTCACCCTCGTGAAGGGAGAGGCCGTCAGCTTCCCTCGACAGATTCAGGTCCAGGGCCCTGATACGCCCATGCTCGTCGACCTGACCTACGAGGGGTCGATCTCCGCCAGCCCCTTCCCCTGCCTCGCCACGGGAGAAGGCAGCGACGAGCGGACGCTCAGCCACGCCGTCCGGCTGGGAGGAACCCTCGGTGTCGAGGAGGTCATCGTCGTCCGGCTGGAGCATCCCAGCAGCGGGCCCAAGTGGTTCGCGGCCACCGTGCTCAACGTCGAGGGCGGCCAGAAGCTCCGCGAAGGCGGGTTCAAGACCCAGGGACTCGACGCCCCCACCGAAGCACTCTCCGCGCTCGTGGACTTCGTGACGACCGGACGCTCCCCGTCCAACCTCGTGGTGATGAACTCCAACGGGAAGGCCCCGTGGGAACAGCCCTCCCCGACCGACAAGACAGGCGCGTCACATGCGGGGGGCCTGGACGTCAGCGCGCCGGACCTGCTCCTGGACAGCGGCGCGAATGCACACGATTCATCGACCCCGTCCCTGCGAGTGGCGTCGTACGTCCTCGTCGGCGTGGGGGCCGCCACGCTCGGTGGGGCGGGAATCGTGCGCCTGCTCGCGCAGAAGGACGCGGATGCGCTCAACAAGCGGCTGCACGATGGGCGCATCCTCTCCACGGACCAGGAGGCCCTGAAGCTGCGGGACTCCCTGGTGACGAAGAGCAACCTGCTCACGGGACTTCTCGTCGGAGGTGGCGCCTCGGTCGCGGCGGGCGCGGTGCTCTACCTGCTGTCGCCCGACTCGCCCTCCTCGCGGCCCGTATCCGTGGGGGTCGCGATGGATGGAGCGGGGGTCGCGACAAGCGTCAGCGGTCGATTCTGA